A stretch of DNA from Sulfurovum zhangzhouensis:
TCCTTACAAAGATTTCGGAGTCGCACTAACAATAAATAATATCGATCAGCACCTAAGAGAACAAGCAATAAAAAGATTGCAATATATAGACACTGAAGTATATAGAAGAAATCTAAAACGAATTATAGAAAGTAATAAAAAATAAAAAAGAAACTTTAACAGTATTGGCTAAAATATTACTATGCAAAAGAGTACCCTGTCCACAGACCTTCTCAATGACGAGCTTCGTTTTCTTATCGCTTGCTGCCAAAGCGAGCTTAACGATGATGATATCACGTCCATATTGAGCACCTATCCTACACTCGATCCGCAGAACCTCATCACACTTGCTTATAGCCAAGGTATCCTACCACTTGTCTACAAAACTTTGAAAAAACTCTTCGAAGAGGATCTATTTCACGATGAAGAGACACTATCCCTATTCAAACAGCACTATATGTCTATCGCACAGAAAAATATGCTGATGAGTGCCGAACTGCTCCGTATCATGAAGCTGCTTGAAGATAGTGGTATTGAAGCGCTTGCATTCAAGGGACCAACTCTTGCGCAGCAAGCATATGGGGATATCACAATGCGACGGTTTGGAGATCTGGATATTCTAGTGGGTGAAAATGAAGTATTCTCCACAGGGAAGATCTTGTCAGCACATGGATATATGCCCGTATCCCCCATAAAAATACTTCAAAATAAAACCTGCCTAAAGGTAATGAATGATCTTGCATTTTATGATAGATCAAAAGGTGTTTTTATCGAAATGCACTGGAGGCTATTTAGAGAAAAGATCGGACAGCATCTAGATTTTAGTCAAATCAGCGGAACAAACTGTACAGTCACAATCAACGGTCATTCCATCCCTACACTTTCTCCGGAAATGCAGCTAGTCTACCTCTCTTTACACGGTTCAAAACATGCCTGGGAAAGATTGGAATGGATCTGTGATATCGATAGACTTCTTCGCGTACAGACCAACATCGATTGGGACAAGAGCTTTAACATTGCCAAAGAGATGGATACATATACAACACTTTATCTTGGTCTCAACCTATGTTATGAACTGCTAGGTACTCCACTGCCGAAGACCATCATGCCTATAATCCACACTGAACGTATCTTGGAACTGACAGAAGAAACATACAACCTTCTTAATAACCTGCCAGAGCTTGAGGGCTATGCAAAGTACCGCGCTATTCACCGTTACCAAAATACCCTGCTCGATACCTTGGGAAAAAAGATCAGACATTTCCTCTCAACCAATTTTACCATTTCACAAAATGACTGCCAGGAGTTTCCTCTTCCCTCATCACTGACCTTCCTCTATGTTTTCATCAAGCCCTTCAGAGTTGCTTTAAAACTCTTCAAATCGGTCCGTGGCCCTTCTTAGCCGTTAAAGTAATACTTATCCTTAAGAAGCAACCTGTCCTCATGGACATCCAAACGTTTGCTCATATACTCCCGGTCGAACGGCGTTCTGGCATGTAACACTTTGAAGTCGGGATCAAAAACTGTCAGCAATACCCCTTTTGCACGGGTAAAAAAATCAGCATGATCTAACCGCTTTATCTGCAGATCCCATCCGACCTTTCGTATACTATCTGTTCTGGCAATGTAAAAGTTCGCCACTTTGTCATATGCCGTCATACCACCGATCTGTGTACCCGGTGCCCTAAGTGGAATAGCATTAGTTGGATGGATAGCAGCTTTGGTATAGTCGATCTTACGATAAAAAGGGAGATAGATCACTTCACCTCCAATGATATCAACCTCGGGTAGCTTCTGCAACTTCTCAAGTACCGGTATAACACGGGTATGGCGATAAAAGACAAAGTCATCATCCAGCAGCATCATGTAAGGAGTTTGGATGTGCTTTAGCGCTTCCTGGCGTCCGGCAGAGACTCCACTGTCATAAGGCATAATAATTGTCTCAACTCCCTCAAGTTTGGTTGGTTTGAAACTATCATCGACTACGATGACCTTCATCTCCGGATAAAAATGACGCAGACTTTTGATGAGCCTGTGCAAGATCTCCGGACGCTCAAAGGTCTTGATGACAGCCGTTAAGTCTTCATTGAGAAATGCCTGATCTTCCTTCGCCGTGAATAGTCCATCCAACAAACGCTCACACATGAATGCTATCAAAGTCAGTCCACTATGTATCGGTTTGGCGATAGGCCGTAACACCCCATGAACACTCATACGATGTATAAACTGCTTAATGCCCATTTTGTTCCTTTATATGCTATTTACCCATTATACCAAGCTTGTACAACAGCATATCCCATAAAAAAAGCGGGGTTGAGACAAAGTTCCTTTTCCATAGTCGCTTCGGCTCTTTTAGCAACCTTGGTAACCACTCCAGGTGCATATCGATCCAGAATTGAGACGGCCTGTTGACCGTCCCCGCATAGAAGTCAAATACAGCACCGATTGAAGAAGCGATCTTGTAATTCAACTTCTTTTTATGTGCATGCAGCCACTTCTCCTGTTTTGGTGCCGTCATCCCGATAAAGAGTACATCCGGGTTGAAGGCATTCACCTTTGAAATGATCGTCTCATTATCCTCTTGTGAGAACTCAGGTTTAAAAGGCGGAGAGTAGCTTCCTACCCTGACATTTGGATACTCTTTTGCAACCCTTTCATGAATCGCATCAACTGTTTTCTGAGATGCCCCCATATAAAAGACACTTCCCCCTACTTTTTCCAGCTCTTCAATCAGATGCATATGCAGATCATAACCCGCGATCTTCTTGATCTGCTTCTTGTTCACTTGACTGGCAGCTAGAACTATACCGCTGCCATCAGGCAGCAGCAGATCCGAATCTCGCAATGCTTCTTCAAATAGTGAATCTGACTTTGCCGTCACATAGGAGTGTGGGTTGATTGTATTGACAACCATTTTTTTATCAGTGTCAACTTTGATTGTCTCCAATGTATCGACAAACACATCATATCCCATGATCTTCATATTTTTAAGCATTCTCTTCCTTCTTCAAAATCTGTACAAGATTTGATTCAAACTGCTTCAATGTGAATTGATCTTCAAAGCGTTTTCGGCAATACCTTGCACTTTCTTCATTCATTAACTTTGTTTTAGCCAGTTGCAATGTTTTGTACAACTCTGTGCTCTCTTGAAGGAGGATCCCACACTTTTCATCCAGTATGTAAGGGATGGATCCTTCTGGAGTAGCAATCACAGGTACACCATAAGCCAATGCTTCTAACAGTGTCAGTGGGAATGCATCGTTTTTACTAGGATATACCAGCAAATGAGCCTTTTTGAAAAGTGCTGCTTTTTGCCCACCGCTGACAAAACCATGATAAGTCACACTTTCTTCTAGCCCATGTTCATGGACAAAAGCTTCAAAATCGACTTCATCATCACTGCTCCGCCAGCTCCCGGCAAAGTGATAATGAATATTTTCGCCTTTGGTCTGTCTGGCAAGTTCAAGAACCTCATCATATCCCTTATCCTTCATCATATGTGCCAAGTATAGCACTTCCATTGGTTCTACTTGTGCATACTTTTCGGATATATATACTGAGAAGTCTTCATTACCTAAAGGGTCTTCTATACCATTTGGCAAAAAATATACAGATTGATAAGTCTGTACCTTACGTACATCTTTTTCCAGCAGCGGACTGAGTAATATCAGGTTGACTCCTTTGAGAAAAAAACGAGTTAACTGCAGATTACGTGGTGAAACTGATACAAACGTATCGATACCCTTGGTATGGTAGTGGTAGTAAACCTCGCATCTTCTAAAAAGCCTATACATTTTCCATAATAGTGAAATAATAAGATCACGGTAAAACGCCACACTTCTGATGGAAGCAGTAAAATATATCTTTTCAGGACGAAAAACGATCAGGGCCCAAAATATTCTGAAAAACAGCACAGCAACGAGCCAAAATTTCTTCGGATTTATCTTACCGATATCTCCAATGCTCTCCGAAGATCGGATAGGAATAAATCGACACTCGAAATTTTCTTTAAGTGCTTCACTTTCAAAAATGAAATCTCCAACTTTTGCTGCACCGTGAGAAGGAGGTGAGAGATGGAGGATACAAAGTAATTTTGGTTTTTGCATTATCAACCTCGAAAAATCGTACTTAAAGTTTTTTTTATCTTTTCCGATAAATTCATCTTTGTCAATATGTATGTCAAAAATTGATTTTGCATATAGACAATACAAACCGTTGAAATAAAAATCAACGCAAACTTTAATACATATCCTAAATCAATACCATAAAGATTATAAAGCTTTAAAATATACCAGTGCCATAAATAGATCCAAAAAGTCGAAGAGCCAATAAAAGCAATAAAAGTATTTTTACTCAATTTATCGAATAGATGAGTAAATTTCGCAAAATAGAATAAAGCTATTGAAACCATTAATGCATAGGAAAGATAATATCCTTCCGGGGGATATTTAAAGTTTTGGGTAGGATAAACAGTATGGTCTCGTAACCAATAAAAAACTACATAAAAAAGAAATACAACCGCTATAACAAAAAAATGTTTTTTTATAGTCTCTCTGCTAAATGTATTTATTCGTATACCATAAAGATACAATAAACCGTAAGCGATTGTATACATAAACAAAACATTAAATATGGTCAAAACATTCCCATATAAATACATTTGAGCACTTACAATAATTAAAACATAGAACAAAAATGTAAATGCGATAAAAAGATAAAAAATTCTATTACTATATAGTTTTGAATTCAGCCAATAAAGTACTGGAGCCAGTAAAGCCATTGAAAAGAATATTCGTATAATCCAAACTCCAATATCCTCATGTCTCAATAAAGAAAAAGAAAAAATAATCTCTTTGATGTTTAATTGTTCAATATTATAAAAAGACATATAGTACAAACTTAAGAATATCCAAGTAGGAACCACTAGTCTATAAAATCTTTTTTTCACATATCTAATATATGATCCATAATGAAGTGTAGAAAACTCAGCATAGGCAATACCAGAAAGTATCACTAAAAAGGGAACGTCAAAATTTCTTATCTGAAATAAAGCAGGAGGAACTCCCATATGAGCAATAACAATACATACTATCCCTATAAACCTTAATAGGTCATATATTGAATTTCTTTGCACTTTACTTTCATTATTAATCATATTTATGAAACCTTTTATCCTAAAAAAGAATGTATTTTATTAGAAATTTTTTTTATAAACTTGTTCATATAGCTAAACTGATACTTAAAACTATCTGCTATTTGTTTATCAAGTATTATTTTATTTATAAACTTAAAATCACAGCTATCCGTTTGATCTAAAGGAGAACTGTAAATGTTTATACCCTTACAATGTGTCGCATCGAGCCCAAAACCTATATTTTGTACCTTGGATATTTTCGGATAGATACAAAACTTATTAGCTTTGAACATGGCATAAGCCCAGCGAATTGCCCATGAATTGTTCTTTTTTTGCTTATAGTGTTTTAGCATTCTTGACAGATCTGCTCCACCAAGATTAAAGTCTTTTATAGCTTTTTTATCGTGAATAAAAGATTCATAATCACGTATATCCCAGTCAATACCTTTCCATCTATCATTCCACGTAGCCCATCCCCAAGAGGAAGGGCGTACGGAAGCATAGGTATCGTTATCATACTTCTTCAAACTTTTCAATGGCATGGTATATCCAGAAATAGAAAAAACCTTTTCTTCATCTTGATAAAATTCAAGTGCACTGTTCATATAACACAGGAAATTCTTACTGGTAATGAGATCGTCTTCTAAAACAATCACTTTCCCATGTCTTTCAAGGATCTCATTAACACCTTCTATCACAGAGCGTGCAAGACCAAAATTTTCATCACGTTCAATCACCTGTAGATGGTTAAAGCCTTCTATTGTTTTTAAATAGCTTCGAACCTTTAGTACTTTCTGTTCATCAGTTTTATCTTTAGCCGCATCAGAATAAATGTATAGTTCACTTTCACTGGCAAGCTTATTGTTTTTTAATGCTTCAATAGTTTGCTTAAGCTCGTCAAGACGATTGTAAGTAAATAACACTATCGGTGCGTATTTCATTATAAATTACCGCCGTTTCCATTTGATAGATACTTTCTACGATATATATTCACCCAAGAAACAAAGGCTTCCAGTCCTTTACTCATCCAGTTTGGAGAAAAGACAAGTAATGCATATACAAAATACTTCAAATCCTTGTGTGCAAACTCGGACATTTTGTAAAATTCTTTTCTTGCCTCTTTTTGCATTCCCAAACGAAGAAAAATTGCCACTCTAATCTTATGCCAATAAGCTATATACTCTTTAAGCCCACTGATTCTATTTGTATTGCCACTTAAAAGTAATGCTCTCAAGCCTTCACCAACTTTGTCATGAGTATCTGGAATTCTGGGCATAGCATCTGGACTTGCTTCCTCTCTACTAAAAACTGCTTTGGGTTCTAATGAGTAAGCAATATCGAAATGAGCAGCAAGCTTGGCCCAAGTCAATAGGTCTTCTCCTGCCCGTATGCTTAAAGGAAAACCATCTATTGCTTCTATTGCATTTTTCTTTACGGCAAAAGATATTGAACATATTATAGGGTCTGATTTCGCAGCTATTTGAAAGTAATCATTCAAGACACCTTCTCGAAAATCTTCGGGCAAACCATTGATAATAGGCGTCTGCATTGTGCCATTATTTAACAGTATCCTGTAATTGACAGCAAAGACAGAACAATTTTCATATTTTTCATATAATCTCCACATTGTTGCCAGAAAATCTTTCTCCCAATAATCATCAGCATCCAAAAAAGAGATCAAAGTATATTGTGCTTCCGAAATTCCTTTGTTTCTTGCTGCAGAAACACCCGCATTTTTTTGAGATATCAAATGGATACGTGGATCATCAAAATTTTTTACTGCTTCCATACTTCTATCCGTAGAACCATCATCCACAATAATAATTTCAAAATCTTGAAATGTCTGATCAAAAACAGACTGTATTGCACGAGCAACATAGTGTTCTTTATTATAAAGTGGTATAACCACACTAAACACCTTGGATCCTTTGCTGTCGTTTTTCTATGCGCCGATAAGCTAAAAAGATTCCTGCAAATATAAAAGGATATGAATGTGATGCAAAAGAATAGTTTACGATATTATCAAACGCCATAGCAGGAAGAACTGCTGCATATGCCAGAAATGCCAAAATAGCACTGGCGTTTAAGGCTGAAGCAGGTTTTTTATGTACATACCTGATGGTATAAAAATACATCATTAAAGGGAAGAACAAATAAAGGATAAGTCCAACATTTCCACTATCACACATCATTTGTACATAATCACTATGAGGAACATGTAAACCACCAAAGACGAAATTTTCATACATATAATGCTGTACACTCCCCAATCCAGAGCCTAGCCACTCATGCTCATCATGAAAACGATGCATAAGATCTTCCCACATATAAGTCCTTAAGTTTGTATTTAAATTGTTTTCTTCAAATGCACCAGTAATGTCATCTATCGTCTGCACTTTTTCTGGATCAAAGAACATTTTCTCTTTGAGTTGCGGGACAAAAAGAATCATTGTAATTCCAATAGCTACAGCCCCGATAAGATAAGGAAAAGAAGCTATTTTATAACGTAAATAACTTGCAACCATCAACATAACACCTATAGACAATATCCCCGTTCTCACTCCTTGTAAAAGTGAGGATATGATAAACCATCCAATAAGAAAAAGATATTTCTTTTCACCCGTCCTCCACCACATCACAAATGATACTGCCGCCATGACAGCAAGATAATCAGCTAATGTTGAAATAGGCCAAAAAAGGTTTCCAATGTAAAAATACCAGAAGCCTATAATATGTGTCATAAAACCGCCAAGGAAAACCGAAGTAATAAATGCAGCTGCCAGCATCCAGCGCATAGCCACAAAAATAAAATCTTTTGAATGTACAAAAGTTGCTGCAAACAATAAGACGATAAAAGGATATAGGTACTTCAGGTAGACGCGTATACCATAGAGAAGATCTGGAGACCAGACCATCGTAATACCCAACCATATCAAAAATATGATGTAAATTATCGTCAAACTATTAAAATGTGGTGATTTACGGTAAATAACAAATGCAAACATCATGAATGAAAGCCATATCATAAGTCTAAGCGAGGAAAAAGATCCGACCATTACCATACCAGTAACAAGTGTAAGCAGCAAGAACTTTTCACGACCAGTAAGTAAAACTCTTTCTGTTTTAGAAAGCTTGACATATGAAGGTTTAGAGATCAGGAGTAAAAAAGCATATCCCGTCAAAAAAACAAAAACTAGTAGGTTGATCGCAGCAAACATCTAAACTTTCATCCCCTTCCCTACCATTTCATATAAGTCCAATATTTTTTGTTTGAAAATTATACAGGAAAAATATTTTTCAACCCTTTGTCGGCCTTCCATTGCAACTTTTTCATAGAGTATTAAGTCACTAAGTAAAGTTATTAAGGAATGGGCTAGTTCAGAAGGTTTCCCCTGTTGAAAAAGCATTCCAGCATCATCTCCTAAAACTTCTCGCAAGCCATCTACATCACTGGCAACAACTGGTATACCATATCCCATAGCCTCGATTGCCGTAAGTCCAAAACCTTCAAATCTAGAAGGAATGACTACAACATCCATCTGTCTATAATACTTTTCCAAATTCTCTTTTGGCTGTAGTCCTGCCCACTCTATAGCATGCTTAATGCCTAACTTTTGAGCCTGCTGCTCCAATTTGTCTCTCTCTGCACCATCACCTACGATCAGTAGCTTTACGGTAGGATAAGACTTGAGTATAAGAGGCAATGCATCTAGTATAATATCAACTCCCTTTTCCCGACTAAGTCTGGAAACAATGCCAATCAAAGGGGCATCCATTTTCTCTCGTATCTTATTTGCTTTCTCAGGTATTTCAACACAATTATAGATAGTAAAGTGTTTTCTACCTTCTTTCATCAGCCTAGCAGAAAACAACTCGGGTTTTTTGTGAAAAAAAGATTCTTCAGAGGACTTAGAAACACAGATGAAAGCATCGGTTAAATACTTTGCAATGAACTGAGGTATCCACTTTCTTTTATAGATATGTCCAGGTACGTGTGCTGTAGTAACCACATGTTTTACTCCAAACAACTTGAAAAACAAAATTGCCAATGAACCTGGAGCCATATACTGAACATGGATAATACCAGGTCTAAATTTTTTCAGCGCTTTTCTAAAACCGCCAAAAAGCGATAATCCTGTTGCAATCAAACCTTTGGGACGGATACCACTTGGCGTCATCAGTTCAACCGTTACTCCGGCTTCTTGCATATAAATAACCATGCGCTCGTCATATTCAAAATAACACAATACGGTTACCTCATATCCTCCCTCTTTTAAAGACTTGATAAGACTTAGTGTTTGATATTCAGTACCTCCTAAAAGAAGACAAGGTATAGCTATGAGGATTTTATTTGATTTTTGATAGTTCATAGTAATATTCACTTATATGTTCAACATATATTTTAGGGTCTAAAAGCTTGCTAAATTTTTTATATGCATTATTGATAATTTCTAAAGTTTTTTCTTTATTATTTAAAATAAATCTTGCTTTTTCCAATACTTCATCTAAACTTTTAGGACTTGCGACAAAGCCATTTTTCATATCTTCAAATAACTCTAAGGCTGCACCCTCTGAGGGGACAATTGTAGGTGTATAAAATTTCAAAGCTTCAAAAGGAACTCTTCCAAAAGCTTCGCCTGGTAAAGTTAAGGAAAATATAAATTCACTATGTTTATATACTGAGTTAACAAAGTCTATTTGTTTTTCTGTAAATATTACATTATCTTTTAAGTCCAGTGCATTTACTATTTTTTTTAACCGTATAAGTTCACTATCTAGTCCACCACCAGCAATTAGCAAAATATAATTATCAAATTCTTGATTTAATTGATGAAAAGCTTTGATTGCCATTTCATGATTTTTGATTTGTTGCAGCATTCCAACAGATGAAATAAGTTTTTTATCTATATTTATAT
This window harbors:
- a CDS encoding nucleotidyltransferase domain-containing protein; protein product: MQKSTLSTDLLNDELRFLIACCQSELNDDDITSILSTYPTLDPQNLITLAYSQGILPLVYKTLKKLFEEDLFHDEETLSLFKQHYMSIAQKNMLMSAELLRIMKLLEDSGIEALAFKGPTLAQQAYGDITMRRFGDLDILVGENEVFSTGKILSAHGYMPVSPIKILQNKTCLKVMNDLAFYDRSKGVFIEMHWRLFREKIGQHLDFSQISGTNCTVTINGHSIPTLSPEMQLVYLSLHGSKHAWERLEWICDIDRLLRVQTNIDWDKSFNIAKEMDTYTTLYLGLNLCYELLGTPLPKTIMPIIHTERILELTEETYNLLNNLPELEGYAKYRAIHRYQNTLLDTLGKKIRHFLSTNFTISQNDCQEFPLPSSLTFLYVFIKPFRVALKLFKSVRGPS
- a CDS encoding glycosyltransferase family 2 protein; its protein translation is MGIKQFIHRMSVHGVLRPIAKPIHSGLTLIAFMCERLLDGLFTAKEDQAFLNEDLTAVIKTFERPEILHRLIKSLRHFYPEMKVIVVDDSFKPTKLEGVETIIMPYDSGVSAGRQEALKHIQTPYMMLLDDDFVFYRHTRVIPVLEKLQKLPEVDIIGGEVIYLPFYRKIDYTKAAIHPTNAIPLRAPGTQIGGMTAYDKVANFYIARTDSIRKVGWDLQIKRLDHADFFTRAKGVLLTVFDPDFKVLHARTPFDREYMSKRLDVHEDRLLLKDKYYFNG
- a CDS encoding WecB/TagA/CpsF family glycosyltransferase, which encodes MLKNMKIMGYDVFVDTLETIKVDTDKKMVVNTINPHSYVTAKSDSLFEEALRDSDLLLPDGSGIVLAASQVNKKQIKKIAGYDLHMHLIEELEKVGGSVFYMGASQKTVDAIHERVAKEYPNVRVGSYSPPFKPEFSQEDNETIISKVNAFNPDVLFIGMTAPKQEKWLHAHKKKLNYKIASSIGAVFDFYAGTVNRPSQFWIDMHLEWLPRLLKEPKRLWKRNFVSTPLFLWDMLLYKLGIMGK
- a CDS encoding glycosyltransferase family 4 protein; translation: MQKPKLLCILHLSPPSHGAAKVGDFIFESEALKENFECRFIPIRSSESIGDIGKINPKKFWLVAVLFFRIFWALIVFRPEKIYFTASIRSVAFYRDLIISLLWKMYRLFRRCEVYYHYHTKGIDTFVSVSPRNLQLTRFFLKGVNLILLSPLLEKDVRKVQTYQSVYFLPNGIEDPLGNEDFSVYISEKYAQVEPMEVLYLAHMMKDKGYDEVLELARQTKGENIHYHFAGSWRSSDDEVDFEAFVHEHGLEESVTYHGFVSGGQKAALFKKAHLLVYPSKNDAFPLTLLEALAYGVPVIATPEGSIPYILDEKCGILLQESTELYKTLQLAKTKLMNEESARYCRKRFEDQFTLKQFESNLVQILKKEENA
- a CDS encoding acyltransferase family protein is translated as MINNESKVQRNSIYDLLRFIGIVCIVIAHMGVPPALFQIRNFDVPFLVILSGIAYAEFSTLHYGSYIRYVKKRFYRLVVPTWIFLSLYYMSFYNIEQLNIKEIIFSFSLLRHEDIGVWIIRIFFSMALLAPVLYWLNSKLYSNRIFYLFIAFTFLFYVLIIVSAQMYLYGNVLTIFNVLFMYTIAYGLLYLYGIRINTFSRETIKKHFFVIAVVFLFYVVFYWLRDHTVYPTQNFKYPPEGYYLSYALMVSIALFYFAKFTHLFDKLSKNTFIAFIGSSTFWIYLWHWYILKLYNLYGIDLGYVLKFALIFISTVCIVYMQNQFLTYILTKMNLSEKIKKTLSTIFRG
- a CDS encoding glycosyltransferase, translated to MKYAPIVLFTYNRLDELKQTIEALKNNKLASESELYIYSDAAKDKTDEQKVLKVRSYLKTIEGFNHLQVIERDENFGLARSVIEGVNEILERHGKVIVLEDDLITSKNFLCYMNSALEFYQDEEKVFSISGYTMPLKSLKKYDNDTYASVRPSSWGWATWNDRWKGIDWDIRDYESFIHDKKAIKDFNLGGADLSRMLKHYKQKKNNSWAIRWAYAMFKANKFCIYPKISKVQNIGFGLDATHCKGINIYSSPLDQTDSCDFKFINKIILDKQIADSFKYQFSYMNKFIKKISNKIHSFLG
- a CDS encoding glycosyltransferase family 2 protein; amino-acid sequence: MVIPLYNKEHYVARAIQSVFDQTFQDFEIIIVDDGSTDRSMEAVKNFDDPRIHLISQKNAGVSAARNKGISEAQYTLISFLDADDYWEKDFLATMWRLYEKYENCSVFAVNYRILLNNGTMQTPIINGLPEDFREGVLNDYFQIAAKSDPIICSISFAVKKNAIEAIDGFPLSIRAGEDLLTWAKLAAHFDIAYSLEPKAVFSREEASPDAMPRIPDTHDKVGEGLRALLLSGNTNRISGLKEYIAYWHKIRVAIFLRLGMQKEARKEFYKMSEFAHKDLKYFVYALLVFSPNWMSKGLEAFVSWVNIYRRKYLSNGNGGNL
- a CDS encoding O-antigen ligase family protein, which encodes MFAAINLLVFVFLTGYAFLLLISKPSYVKLSKTERVLLTGREKFLLLTLVTGMVMVGSFSSLRLMIWLSFMMFAFVIYRKSPHFNSLTIIYIIFLIWLGITMVWSPDLLYGIRVYLKYLYPFIVLLFAATFVHSKDFIFVAMRWMLAAAFITSVFLGGFMTHIIGFWYFYIGNLFWPISTLADYLAVMAAVSFVMWWRTGEKKYLFLIGWFIISSLLQGVRTGILSIGVMLMVASYLRYKIASFPYLIGAVAIGITMILFVPQLKEKMFFDPEKVQTIDDITGAFEENNLNTNLRTYMWEDLMHRFHDEHEWLGSGLGSVQHYMYENFVFGGLHVPHSDYVQMMCDSGNVGLILYLFFPLMMYFYTIRYVHKKPASALNASAILAFLAYAAVLPAMAFDNIVNYSFASHSYPFIFAGIFLAYRRIEKRQQRIQGV
- a CDS encoding glycosyltransferase family 4 protein, whose protein sequence is MNYQKSNKILIAIPCLLLGGTEYQTLSLIKSLKEGGYEVTVLCYFEYDERMVIYMQEAGVTVELMTPSGIRPKGLIATGLSLFGGFRKALKKFRPGIIHVQYMAPGSLAILFFKLFGVKHVVTTAHVPGHIYKRKWIPQFIAKYLTDAFICVSKSSEESFFHKKPELFSARLMKEGRKHFTIYNCVEIPEKANKIREKMDAPLIGIVSRLSREKGVDIILDALPLILKSYPTVKLLIVGDGAERDKLEQQAQKLGIKHAIEWAGLQPKENLEKYYRQMDVVVIPSRFEGFGLTAIEAMGYGIPVVASDVDGLREVLGDDAGMLFQQGKPSELAHSLITLLSDLILYEKVAMEGRQRVEKYFSCIIFKQKILDLYEMVGKGMKV